From the Planctomycetota bacterium genome, the window GCTGATCGACCAGTTGGCGATGAGCCAATTGCCAGCGGGCGACAAAGCTCCGCGGCAACAACATCAACAGCGCCGCCACGACCAGACAGACGATCAGCGTCCGCCAGGTGGGGGCGCGGCGGGTGCGATTAGAGCTCGTCATCGCTCGACTCCAACGACGGGCGATAGCGATCGAGCTGTTCCAGGCAGATCAGCGTGCCGCGAGCCACGGCGGTCAGCGCCTCGGGGGCCACGCGCGCCGGCAGCCCGGTCTCGGCCGTGATCAATCGATCGAGTCCCCTCAGCAACGACCCTCCTCCGGCCAGCACCATCCCCTGGTCGACCAGATCGCTGACCAGATCGGGGGTGCAGCCTTCGAGCGTCCGCTTGATGGAATCGATAATTCGAGTCAACGGTTCGACCAGGGCCTCGCGCACCTGACTGCTGGTGACGGTGATCCGCCGCGGCAAGCCCGAGACCACGTCAACGCCGTTGGCGTCCTGAGTCAGTTCGGCGTCTTTTGGGCTGGCGCTGCCGATCTCGATCCGCAAGCGCTCGGCCGTTGGCGCGCTGACCCGCAGGTTCCGCGTGCGGCGCAAGTATTCGACCAGCGCCTGGTCCATCAGATCGCCGCCGACGCGAACCGATTGCGAGGCGATGATCTCCGACATGCTCAGCACCGCGGTTTCGGTGGTGCCGCCGCCGACGTCGCAAATCATGCTGGCCACGGGCTCGTGAATGGGCAGTCCGACGCCGATGGCGGCGGCCTTGGCCTCGGGCATCAGAAAGACCTGGCGCGCGCCGGCCCTTAGGGCGCTGTGATAGAGGGCGCGCTTCTCGACGGGGGTGATGCAGCCCGGCGCGCCGATCAACGCTCGCGAGCGCATCGTCCAGCGGCTGCGTTGCGACTTGCGGAGGAAATAGCGG encodes:
- a CDS encoding rod shape-determining protein; amino-acid sequence: MLHRFRELLGSDLAIDLGTANTLISVAGEGIVVNEPSVVAVAEGSRRVVAEGCAVGHLARQMIGRAPGGIHVVRPLREGVITDFDLCEVMLRYFLRKSQRSRWTMRSRALIGAPGCITPVEKRALYHSALRAGARQVFLMPEAKAAAIGVGLPIHEPVASMICDVGGGTTETAVLSMSEIIASQSVRVGGDLMDQALVEYLRRTRNLRVSAPTAERLRIEIGSASPKDAELTQDANGVDVVSGLPRRITVTSSQVREALVEPLTRIIDSIKRTLEGCTPDLVSDLVDQGMVLAGGGSLLRGLDRLITAETGLPARVAPEALTAVARGTLICLEQLDRYRPSLESSDDEL